The proteins below are encoded in one region of Sphingopyxis sp. YR583:
- a CDS encoding autotransporter outer membrane beta-barrel domain-containing protein, which translates to MRKTLLASTCLATLLSTAAYAETTISTATTAPVRTSTIKSGAADDIKIVAAGSIKPTVTGPAVTIDSNHKVVNEGTIEFSNVDGATGILANAGTSGGITNSASGKITIGETYAPTDIDNDGDLDGAFAIGSNRVGIATAGAFTGNIVNSGAISIEGNNSAGIRLGGPLTGNFTNDGTINVIGDRALGVGLQDVTGNVRLAGTIGVQGVDAIGARLTGNVTGSLVVQGNLTSTGYRFTTPPADPSKLDADDLLIGGNALSVEGNVTGGIILAVAPKDTKPDDKDEDKDGIDDDKEGNAVVRSFGSAAAIRIGSADRAVTIGAVPGTGTGLGVIIDGAVLGNGLYAGKDGNAIQIGGLGGAVTIAGGIGIGSTGSVTALSKDTAATAIRIGSGATTPEIRNAGKIEATTGGNAAGAVATAVLVEAGGDVPLIRNSGSITAKTGGDNGTARAIVDLSGKVGTVENSGTISATGALATSDRNIAIDLSANNNGATVKQTAVASGIAAPSIVGDVRFGGGNDVFDIADGSVKGNSFFGAGNNKLALSGDATYAGNARFGAGNDTMTLAGTSKFTGLADFGGGTDTLSIGGTSIFSGTLANSQGLAVSVAGGTFDIGGAATISSLAVTDKGTLGVMLDTGTTGTNLQVSGNASFGAESKLALKLSSIEKAEGKHIVLTAGSLSGASNLTASQTLLPFLYKGTLTSNATQLIVDVSRKSTTELGLNRSEAGAFDAVLDAVIADQKVENVFLGITDGDQFRNQLGQMLPEHEGGVFETVTSGSRALSRYLQDPNAPYQDEGKWGYWVNQAVWGTSKGVGNTASYDVSGWGISAGAEIESNLGNFGGSIAYLSGKDGNGSNANEVSTSQFEGALHWRLRSDGFLANARVSGAPISFKGTRIFRAEAGAEDIEKTMKGKWDGTLWSASGSVAYDTRVGGLSFRPMVAVDYFKLKEDGYQETGGGAALDLKVLSRDSDELAVSGTVAIGLDFGGADEYDGWTRFELEGGRRQIVSGTLGATTASFKDGTPFTLTPDDRTSGWVGRFRGIAGNSAFQVAGEVSAEEQQSHIGWAFRASLRVGL; encoded by the coding sequence ATGCGCAAGACTCTGCTGGCCTCCACCTGCCTGGCCACCCTTCTTTCGACCGCCGCTTATGCCGAAACGACGATCAGCACCGCCACGACGGCGCCGGTGCGAACGTCGACGATCAAGTCGGGCGCGGCCGACGACATCAAGATCGTTGCGGCCGGCTCGATCAAGCCGACGGTCACAGGCCCCGCGGTCACCATCGACAGCAACCACAAGGTGGTCAACGAAGGCACGATCGAGTTCAGCAACGTCGACGGCGCAACGGGCATTCTGGCGAACGCCGGCACATCGGGCGGCATCACCAACAGCGCGAGCGGCAAGATCACCATCGGCGAAACCTATGCACCGACCGACATCGACAATGACGGCGACCTCGACGGTGCTTTCGCGATCGGCAGCAACCGCGTCGGCATCGCCACCGCCGGAGCTTTCACCGGCAACATCGTCAACTCGGGCGCGATCTCGATCGAGGGCAATAATTCCGCCGGCATCCGGCTCGGCGGCCCGCTGACGGGGAATTTCACCAACGATGGCACCATCAACGTCATCGGCGACCGCGCACTGGGCGTCGGCCTGCAGGATGTCACCGGCAATGTCCGTCTGGCGGGCACGATCGGCGTGCAGGGCGTCGACGCGATCGGCGCACGGCTCACCGGGAACGTTACCGGATCGCTGGTCGTCCAGGGTAACCTTACCTCGACCGGCTATCGCTTCACGACGCCGCCCGCCGACCCGTCGAAGCTCGACGCCGACGACCTGCTCATCGGCGGCAACGCGCTGTCGGTCGAAGGCAATGTCACCGGCGGCATCATCCTCGCCGTCGCACCCAAGGACACCAAGCCCGACGACAAGGATGAGGACAAAGACGGCATCGACGACGACAAGGAAGGAAACGCCGTCGTGCGCTCCTTCGGTTCGGCAGCGGCAATCCGCATCGGCTCGGCCGACCGTGCCGTCACCATCGGCGCGGTACCCGGCACGGGCACGGGGCTCGGCGTCATCATCGACGGCGCGGTGCTCGGCAACGGCCTTTATGCGGGCAAGGATGGCAACGCGATCCAGATCGGTGGCCTCGGCGGCGCGGTCACGATTGCGGGCGGCATCGGCATCGGTTCTACCGGCAGCGTCACCGCGCTGTCGAAGGACACCGCCGCAACCGCGATCCGTATCGGTAGCGGCGCGACGACCCCTGAAATCCGCAACGCGGGCAAGATCGAAGCAACGACCGGCGGCAATGCCGCAGGTGCGGTCGCGACGGCCGTGCTGGTCGAAGCGGGCGGCGACGTCCCGCTGATCCGTAACAGCGGTTCGATCACGGCCAAAACCGGCGGCGACAACGGCACGGCACGCGCCATCGTCGATCTGTCGGGCAAGGTCGGCACGGTCGAAAACAGCGGCACGATCAGCGCAACCGGCGCGCTCGCCACGTCCGATCGCAACATCGCGATCGACCTGTCGGCGAACAACAATGGCGCGACAGTCAAGCAGACCGCGGTTGCCTCGGGCATCGCCGCGCCCAGCATCGTCGGCGACGTCCGCTTCGGCGGCGGCAACGACGTGTTCGACATCGCCGACGGTTCGGTGAAGGGCAACAGCTTCTTCGGCGCCGGCAACAACAAGCTCGCCCTGTCGGGCGATGCGACCTACGCAGGCAACGCCCGCTTCGGCGCCGGAAACGACACGATGACGCTCGCTGGAACCTCGAAGTTCACCGGCCTCGCCGACTTCGGCGGCGGCACGGATACGCTGAGCATCGGCGGCACGTCGATCTTCTCCGGCACGCTTGCCAATTCGCAGGGGCTGGCGGTTTCGGTCGCGGGCGGCACCTTCGACATCGGCGGCGCCGCGACGATTTCGTCGCTCGCCGTCACCGACAAAGGCACGCTCGGTGTGATGCTCGACACCGGCACGACCGGAACCAATCTTCAGGTTAGCGGCAACGCCAGCTTTGGCGCCGAATCGAAACTCGCGCTCAAGCTGTCGAGCATCGAAAAGGCCGAGGGCAAGCATATCGTGCTGACCGCCGGTTCGCTGAGCGGTGCGAGCAACCTGACCGCCTCGCAGACGCTGCTGCCCTTCCTCTACAAGGGTACGCTGACGTCGAACGCGACGCAGTTGATCGTCGACGTGTCGCGCAAGAGCACGACCGAACTCGGGCTCAACCGCTCCGAAGCCGGTGCGTTCGACGCGGTGCTCGACGCCGTGATCGCCGACCAGAAGGTCGAGAATGTCTTCCTTGGCATCACCGATGGCGATCAGTTCCGCAACCAGCTCGGCCAGATGCTCCCCGAACATGAAGGCGGCGTCTTCGAAACCGTCACCTCGGGTTCGCGCGCGCTGTCGCGCTACCTGCAAGACCCGAACGCGCCCTATCAGGACGAGGGCAAATGGGGTTATTGGGTCAACCAGGCCGTCTGGGGTACCTCGAAGGGCGTCGGCAACACCGCGAGCTATGACGTCAGCGGCTGGGGCATTTCGGCCGGCGCCGAAATCGAAAGCAACCTCGGTAACTTCGGTGGCTCGATCGCTTATCTCAGCGGCAAGGACGGCAACGGCAGCAACGCCAATGAAGTCAGCACCAGCCAGTTCGAAGGCGCGCTGCACTGGCGCCTGCGCTCCGATGGTTTCCTTGCGAACGCCCGCGTTTCGGGCGCGCCGATCAGCTTCAAGGGCACGCGTATCTTCCGCGCCGAAGCCGGCGCCGAGGACATCGAAAAGACGATGAAGGGCAAGTGGGACGGCACCTTGTGGTCGGCGTCGGGCTCGGTCGCCTATGACACGCGCGTCGGTGGCCTGAGCTTCCGCCCGATGGTGGCGGTCGACTACTTCAAGCTGAAGGAAGACGGCTATCAGGAAACCGGCGGCGGCGCCGCGCTCGACCTTAAGGTGCTGAGCCGCGACAGCGACGAACTCGCCGTGTCGGGCACGGTCGCCATCGGCCTCGATTTCGGCGGTGCCGACGAATATGACGGCTGGACGCGCTTCGAACTCGAAGGTGGCCGCCGCCAGATCGTCAGCGGCACGCTGGGCGCGACGACCGCGTCGTTCAAGGACGGCACGCCCTTCACTCTCACTCCTGATGATCGCACGAGCGGCTGGGTCGGCCGGTTCCGTGGCATCGCCGGCAATTCGGCCTTTCAGGTCGCCGGCGAAGTGTCCGCGGAAGAACAGCAAAGCCACATCGGCTGGGCGTTCCGTGCGAGTCTGCGGGTCGGCCTCTAG
- a CDS encoding RNA polymerase sigma factor, with protein MTEPRDQNDAVQGIEGVLLANRERIVRFLEARGAGDGAEDLFQDLWMRLTDRKTGPIAEPLPYIMRAANNLMLDRYRSARQSELRDKAWGEASATQSPSTETSLISREQLALVETAIAATGERPARIFRRFRVDGQNQRDIASEMGVSLSTVEADLRKVYATLAAIRRQFDAS; from the coding sequence ATGACCGAGCCGCGTGACCAAAACGACGCCGTCCAGGGCATCGAAGGCGTATTGCTCGCCAACCGGGAACGGATCGTCCGCTTTCTGGAAGCACGCGGTGCCGGTGACGGCGCAGAGGATCTGTTCCAGGATCTGTGGATGCGGCTGACCGACCGAAAGACCGGTCCGATCGCCGAGCCCCTGCCCTATATCATGCGCGCGGCGAACAATCTGATGCTCGATCGGTACCGGTCGGCGCGCCAGAGCGAACTGCGTGACAAGGCGTGGGGCGAAGCCTCGGCAACGCAAAGCCCCTCGACCGAAACCTCGCTGATCTCGCGCGAACAGCTTGCGCTCGTCGAAACGGCGATCGCGGCGACCGGCGAGCGGCCCGCGCGCATCTTCCGCCGGTTCCGCGTCGACGGCCAGAACCAGCGCGATATAGCCAGCGAAATGGGGGTCAGCCTGAGCACCGTCGAAGCCGATCTGCGCAAGGTCTACGCAACGCTCGCCGCGATACGGAGGCAGTTCGATGCAAGCTGA
- a CDS encoding FecR family protein, with protein sequence MQADMANAEAHAIDWLIRQRDPAFDDWDGFADWLAENPEHNAIYDAVASLDHDLDALSAGPKPSVVIIADTPRRPSRRAWFGGAMAAALVGAISLSSLGLFGNDGRIRTEAGEHRTIALSDGSKIEINGASVIEIDEDRPRFARLESGEAMFHVVHRDDAPFVVETGDAKIVDLGTAFNVVRRDRQTSVAVSEGIVLYNPDREKVRLVAGKGIEVRDGDRKPPVVQDVDVAGVGGWRSGLLVYNGTPLAIVAEDLKRTAGMQVSIAPQASDLSFRGALIIDKNRNRTIADLAALSGTRAERQGEGWILTR encoded by the coding sequence ATGCAAGCTGATATGGCGAACGCCGAAGCGCACGCAATCGACTGGCTGATCCGCCAGCGCGACCCCGCTTTCGACGACTGGGATGGTTTTGCCGACTGGCTGGCCGAGAATCCCGAACATAATGCGATCTATGATGCGGTTGCCAGCCTCGATCACGATCTGGACGCCCTGTCCGCTGGACCCAAGCCGTCGGTGGTGATCATAGCAGACACGCCGCGTCGCCCATCGCGGCGGGCATGGTTCGGCGGCGCGATGGCCGCAGCGCTGGTCGGCGCGATCAGCCTGTCGAGCCTCGGCCTGTTCGGAAACGACGGTCGGATCAGGACCGAGGCGGGCGAGCACCGCACGATCGCGCTCTCCGACGGTTCGAAGATCGAGATCAATGGTGCCTCGGTGATCGAGATCGACGAAGATCGCCCGCGCTTTGCCCGGCTGGAATCGGGCGAAGCGATGTTCCATGTCGTGCACCGCGACGATGCCCCGTTCGTGGTCGAGACGGGTGACGCAAAGATCGTCGACCTCGGCACCGCCTTCAACGTCGTGCGCCGCGACCGCCAGACGTCGGTTGCGGTGTCCGAAGGCATCGTCCTCTACAACCCCGATCGCGAAAAGGTTCGCCTCGTCGCCGGCAAGGGCATCGAAGTACGCGACGGCGATCGCAAACCACCGGTCGTTCAGGATGTCGACGTCGCTGGCGTCGGCGGGTGGCGCAGCGGCTTGCTCGTCTATAACGGCACCCCGCTCGCCATTGTGGCCGAAGATCTGAAACGGACAGCCGGTATGCAGGTCAGTATCGCGCCCCAGGCAAGCGATCTGTCGTTCCGCGGCGCGCTGATCATCGACAAGAACCGGAACCGCACGATCGCCGACCTCGCCGCCCTGTCGGGTACGCGCGCCGAGCGGCAGGGCGAAGGCTGGATATTGACCCGCTGA
- a CDS encoding TonB-dependent receptor domain-containing protein, which yields MHPRLSFATAAIALCLPAQALAAEERAFDVPRGSLSTALPVISRQGGVSISVADAKLWQARIKPVRGRMSVEKAIQRLLDGSDARAVRVSATSWRIERRPVRVARAAPAPRQAPQPRAREPSRDMIAAAADEIIVTASKADLPLTHFAGVVTQLDGGDLAFGGERGMDSILSRTATVSSTHLGSGRNKLFIRGIADSSFTGPTQSTVGQHLGDIRLSYNAPDPDLRLYDIDNVEILEGPQGTLYGAGSLGGIIRVVPKAPDPREMTVQAIAGLSVTQHGDPGGDIAAIANIPVSEKGHALRLVGYMLTDGGYIDNPLRGQNDVNRVHVRGGRGTFRFDAGNDWTIDLGGVYQAITSDDAQYADKNGPPLTRNSMVEQNATARYGMGTIVVMKDWDDLHFQSSNAYIDHRLFERFDASLPEARQGTDVSNGGVPAPPSVGTVDVERLFAPIQVFPLNNVPRVLDQHNATRMFVSENRLSRPYNNGLGWVIGASFIDNRARQDREYAYGPLRAVLPGVTNKVTEFTGYAEATMEVLPDLIASGGVRLSHARLGGAAEGVSFALAQANRATTASRNETDLLPSFSLLATPLRNVRLYARYQEGFRPGGLAVDGNFVRRFLNDQVRTWEAGMRFGDKGQSLLDASISISHSRWRNIQADFIDSTGFPTTANIGDGRITSLSGAVAMRPTNALTFELGAVYNHSRVDDLSPQILPVFDMAPARLGRIPNVASHAVRGSVNYATVIGDEDFRVNGWANYIGPSRLGIGPVLGESQGDYIDTGLAMRVGNARRGLSLTLTNLFDSRGNRFSLGTPFVEGNEGFLTPLRPRTIRIAVDVAY from the coding sequence ATGCACCCGCGCCTTTCCTTTGCCACCGCAGCGATTGCGCTGTGCCTGCCCGCGCAGGCGCTGGCGGCGGAGGAACGCGCGTTCGATGTTCCCAGGGGAAGCCTGTCGACCGCCCTTCCGGTGATCAGCCGACAGGGCGGCGTCAGTATCAGCGTCGCCGATGCAAAGCTGTGGCAGGCCCGTATCAAACCGGTGCGCGGACGGATGAGCGTCGAAAAAGCGATCCAGCGCCTGCTCGACGGCTCCGACGCGCGCGCCGTCCGCGTCAGCGCAACGAGCTGGCGCATCGAACGTCGCCCGGTTCGCGTCGCTAGGGCCGCTCCCGCTCCGCGGCAAGCGCCGCAACCGCGCGCACGCGAACCTTCCCGGGACATGATCGCGGCGGCGGCGGACGAAATCATCGTCACCGCGTCGAAAGCCGACCTTCCCCTTACGCACTTCGCGGGCGTCGTCACCCAATTGGATGGCGGCGATTTGGCGTTTGGCGGCGAGCGCGGGATGGATTCGATCCTGTCGCGCACCGCGACCGTATCCTCGACTCATCTTGGGTCTGGGCGCAACAAGCTGTTCATTCGCGGTATCGCCGATTCGAGCTTCACCGGACCCACGCAATCGACCGTCGGGCAGCATCTCGGCGATATCCGGCTCAGCTATAACGCGCCCGATCCGGACCTCCGCCTCTATGATATCGACAATGTCGAAATCCTCGAAGGACCGCAGGGGACGCTTTACGGCGCCGGATCGCTCGGCGGGATCATCCGCGTCGTGCCGAAAGCCCCCGACCCGCGCGAAATGACGGTGCAGGCGATCGCCGGCCTGTCGGTCACCCAGCATGGCGACCCCGGCGGCGACATTGCCGCGATTGCGAATATCCCGGTCAGCGAGAAGGGCCATGCGCTGCGTCTCGTCGGCTATATGCTCACAGACGGCGGGTATATCGACAATCCGCTGCGCGGGCAGAACGATGTCAATCGCGTCCATGTGCGCGGGGGGCGGGGCACTTTCCGGTTCGATGCCGGCAACGACTGGACGATCGATCTGGGCGGCGTGTATCAGGCGATCACGTCCGATGACGCCCAATATGCCGACAAAAATGGTCCGCCGCTGACGCGCAATTCGATGGTCGAACAGAATGCGACCGCGCGCTACGGCATGGGCACGATTGTCGTGATGAAGGACTGGGACGACCTGCATTTCCAGTCGTCCAATGCCTATATCGACCACCGCCTGTTCGAACGCTTCGACGCCAGCCTGCCCGAAGCGCGCCAGGGAACCGATGTGTCCAATGGCGGCGTGCCCGCGCCTCCTTCGGTCGGCACGGTCGACGTCGAACGTCTGTTCGCACCGATTCAGGTTTTCCCGCTGAACAATGTTCCGCGCGTGCTCGACCAGCATAATGCGACGCGGATGTTCGTCAGCGAAAATCGTCTCTCGCGGCCCTACAACAACGGGCTGGGCTGGGTCATCGGCGCGAGCTTCATCGACAATCGGGCACGGCAGGACCGCGAATATGCCTATGGCCCGCTCCGCGCGGTCCTTCCCGGTGTCACCAACAAGGTCACCGAATTCACCGGCTATGCCGAGGCGACTATGGAAGTGCTGCCCGATCTGATCGCATCGGGCGGCGTCCGCCTGTCGCACGCCAGGCTCGGCGGCGCTGCAGAGGGTGTGTCCTTTGCGCTGGCGCAGGCGAACCGCGCGACGACCGCCTCGCGTAACGAAACCGACCTGCTGCCGTCCTTCTCGCTACTCGCGACGCCCTTGCGTAACGTCCGCCTCTATGCGCGCTATCAGGAGGGCTTCCGTCCGGGCGGCCTCGCCGTCGATGGCAATTTCGTCCGCCGCTTTCTCAACGACCAGGTTCGCACCTGGGAAGCGGGCATGCGCTTCGGCGACAAAGGCCAGAGCCTGCTCGACGCCAGCATTTCGATCTCGCACAGCCGATGGCGCAATATCCAGGCCGATTTCATCGACAGCACAGGATTTCCGACGACAGCGAATATCGGCGACGGACGCATCACCAGCCTGTCGGGCGCGGTCGCGATGCGTCCGACAAATGCACTGACCTTCGAACTCGGCGCGGTCTATAACCACAGCCGCGTCGACGATCTGTCACCACAAATACTGCCCGTATTCGATATGGCGCCCGCGCGTCTTGGCCGCATTCCCAACGTCGCGAGCCATGCGGTGCGTGGATCGGTCAATTATGCCACCGTAATCGGTGACGAGGATTTCCGCGTGAACGGCTGGGCAAATTATATCGGCCCGTCGCGGCTCGGCATCGGACCGGTATTGGGCGAAAGCCAGGGCGATTATATCGACACCGGCCTTGCGATGCGCGTCGGCAACGCACGCCGCGGCCTGTCGTTGACGCTCACCAACCTATTCGACTCTCGCGGCAACCGCTTTTCGCTCGGCACGCCCTTCGTCGAGGGGAACGAGGGCTTCCTCACGCCGCTGCGCCCCCGCACGATCCGGATCGCCGTCGACGTCGCCTATTGA
- a CDS encoding acyl-CoA dehydrogenase family protein, whose product MDFTYTETQDMIRDTLARFLGDTYDFETRQKFINSDSGRDPAIWTALAQELGMLGAAFAEDHGGLGGGALENAIVMEELGKVIGIEPYLPTVVIAGGALKAVGGAQADAMIPEIIAGNAIIAFAYAEPQGRYDLANLRTTAKKDGAGYVLNGHKGVVYAAPWATHLLVTARTGGNQRDRDGVSLFLIDANLPGIVRRDYPTVDGSRASEIYFENVAIPGDALLGGEGAALPLIEQIVDEATVAVCAEATGVMQKLHEGTLEYTQQRKQFGVPIAKFQVLQHRMVDMFMEVEQARSMTIMGTLKLGLPANERMAAVSAAKAKVGRGANFVGQNAIQTHGGIGITQELAIGHYFKRSTMIEGQFGSVDHHMDRYERIALAD is encoded by the coding sequence ATGGATTTCACCTACACCGAAACGCAGGACATGATCCGCGACACGCTCGCCCGTTTTCTGGGCGACACCTATGATTTCGAAACCCGCCAGAAGTTCATCAATTCGGACAGCGGCCGCGATCCGGCGATCTGGACTGCACTGGCGCAGGAACTCGGCATGCTCGGCGCGGCCTTTGCCGAGGATCATGGCGGCCTCGGCGGCGGCGCGCTCGAAAATGCGATTGTGATGGAAGAGCTTGGCAAGGTCATCGGGATCGAGCCCTATCTTCCGACCGTCGTCATTGCAGGCGGTGCGCTCAAAGCCGTCGGCGGCGCGCAGGCCGATGCGATGATCCCCGAGATCATCGCGGGCAACGCGATCATCGCCTTCGCCTATGCCGAACCGCAGGGCCGCTACGACCTTGCGAACCTGCGCACGACCGCGAAGAAGGATGGCGCGGGCTATGTTCTGAACGGCCACAAGGGTGTCGTCTATGCCGCACCGTGGGCGACGCACCTGCTCGTCACCGCGCGGACCGGCGGCAACCAGCGCGACCGCGACGGCGTGTCGCTGTTCCTGATCGACGCAAACCTGCCCGGCATCGTCCGCCGCGACTATCCGACCGTCGACGGCAGCCGCGCATCGGAAATCTATTTCGAGAATGTCGCGATTCCGGGCGATGCGCTGCTCGGAGGCGAGGGCGCTGCACTGCCGCTGATCGAACAGATCGTCGACGAAGCGACCGTCGCGGTGTGCGCCGAGGCGACCGGCGTGATGCAGAAGCTGCACGAAGGTACGCTGGAATATACGCAGCAGCGCAAACAGTTCGGCGTGCCGATCGCGAAGTTCCAGGTGCTGCAGCACCGGATGGTCGACATGTTCATGGAAGTCGAACAGGCACGCTCGATGACGATCATGGGCACGCTGAAGCTGGGCCTGCCTGCGAACGAACGCATGGCGGCGGTGTCGGCCGCGAAGGCAAAGGTCGGGCGCGGCGCCAATTTCGTCGGGCAGAATGCGATCCAGACGCACGGCGGCATCGGCATCACGCAGGAACTGGCGATCGGTCATTATTTCAAGCGATCGACGATGATCGAAGGCCAGTTTGGCAGCGTCGATCATCATATGGACCGGTACGAGCGGATCGCGCTGGCCGATTGA
- a CDS encoding acyl-CoA dehydrogenase family protein: protein MDMEFSPEDLAFQQEVRDFIAENYPAELRDKQDEGEEMSKEDFLVWHKILHKKGWIAPAWPVEYGGTGWTPTQRFIWSEETARADCIRLMPFGLAMVGPVIYTFGTPEQKAYFLPRILSGEDWWCQGYSEPGSGSDLASLRTTAVRDGDDYIVNGQKTWTTLAQHADWGFFLVRTDKDAKQQEGISFLLIDMKSPGITVRPIITLGGEHEVNEVWLEDVRVPVSQRVYEENKGWTCAKFLLAHERTGIAGVASSKRGIEKVKAIARTELDGDKPLIANAFFKRKLADLEIDLTALEFTELRSLAGPNAGRGPGPESSLLKIKGSEIQQRLTELTLEAVGHYGAPYFRGFGEGDNEHPIGPDYAHRAAPTYFNTRKTTIYGGSNEIQRNIIAKMVLGL, encoded by the coding sequence ATGGACATGGAATTCAGCCCCGAAGATCTCGCCTTCCAGCAGGAAGTGCGCGACTTCATCGCCGAAAATTACCCCGCCGAGCTGCGCGACAAGCAGGATGAGGGCGAGGAGATGTCCAAGGAGGATTTCCTCGTCTGGCATAAGATCCTGCACAAAAAGGGCTGGATCGCGCCCGCATGGCCGGTCGAATATGGCGGCACCGGCTGGACCCCGACGCAGCGTTTCATCTGGTCGGAAGAGACCGCGCGCGCCGACTGCATCCGCCTGATGCCCTTCGGGCTCGCGATGGTCGGCCCCGTCATCTACACCTTCGGTACGCCCGAGCAGAAGGCCTATTTCCTCCCGCGCATCCTGTCGGGTGAGGATTGGTGGTGTCAGGGCTATTCGGAACCCGGTTCGGGCTCGGATCTCGCTTCGCTCCGCACCACAGCCGTCCGTGATGGCGACGATTATATCGTCAACGGCCAGAAGACGTGGACGACGCTGGCGCAGCATGCCGATTGGGGCTTCTTCCTCGTCCGCACCGACAAGGATGCGAAGCAGCAGGAAGGGATCAGCTTCCTTCTCATCGATATGAAGTCGCCCGGTATTACGGTGCGTCCGATCATCACGCTCGGCGGCGAGCATGAGGTCAACGAAGTGTGGCTGGAGGATGTGCGCGTGCCCGTCTCGCAGCGCGTCTATGAAGAGAATAAGGGCTGGACCTGCGCCAAGTTCCTGCTTGCGCACGAACGCACCGGCATTGCCGGGGTCGCTTCGTCCAAGCGCGGGATCGAGAAGGTGAAGGCGATCGCGCGCACCGAACTCGACGGCGACAAGCCGCTGATCGCCAACGCCTTCTTCAAGCGCAAGCTGGCTGACCTCGAGATCGACCTGACCGCGCTGGAGTTCACCGAACTGCGCAGCCTTGCGGGTCCGAACGCCGGACGCGGACCGGGGCCGGAATCGAGCCTGCTCAAGATCAAGGGGTCCGAAATCCAGCAGCGGCTGACCGAACTGACGCTCGAAGCCGTCGGCCATTATGGCGCGCCTTACTTCCGCGGTTTCGGCGAGGGCGACAACGAGCATCCGATCGGGCCCGATTACGCCCATCGCGCTGCGCCGACCTATTTCAACACGCGCAAGACGACGATCTATGGCGGATCGAACGAGATCCAGCGCAACATCATCGCGAAGATGGTGCTCGGCCTCTGA
- a CDS encoding PAS domain-containing protein, producing the protein MARTQEPQRVSAADFIRGFANWRMQSARKPVFVTHHGKDAHVLISLDDYRRLDGERSAIAPADRLEHSLAQLVQWVPDGIIVIDRQWGILSVNPAAADMLERSAAGLIGEHLISAVSQLGDSLLLPRIVRLIDHRERFSGDVPGILRPRQWLHIDLIPLPVGGAILLRDVSGMMEEMAASETKQALATAIDAHGSIAHAQLSVREAIEAANDGLTKMVGVDAAAIRRVRFTALLVASQRAAFSDALETVFRSGEPACIASQIVTREGVALDVTLSIAEVRGPYASDGAVVLVTPRSG; encoded by the coding sequence ATGGCGAGAACACAGGAGCCGCAGCGCGTATCGGCGGCCGATTTCATCCGCGGCTTTGCCAATTGGCGGATGCAATCGGCCCGCAAGCCCGTTTTCGTCACGCATCATGGCAAGGATGCCCATGTGCTGATCTCGCTCGACGATTATCGTCGCCTGGACGGAGAACGGAGCGCGATAGCACCGGCGGACAGGTTGGAGCATTCGCTGGCGCAACTCGTCCAGTGGGTGCCGGACGGCATCATCGTCATCGACCGGCAATGGGGCATCCTGTCCGTCAACCCCGCCGCTGCCGACATGCTCGAACGATCCGCGGCCGGATTGATCGGTGAACATCTCATCTCGGCGGTATCGCAGCTCGGCGACAGTCTCCTCTTGCCGCGGATCGTCCGCCTGATCGATCACCGCGAGCGTTTTTCGGGCGATGTCCCGGGCATCCTGCGCCCGCGGCAATGGCTCCATATCGACCTCATTCCCTTGCCGGTCGGCGGCGCGATCCTGTTGCGCGACGTCAGCGGCATGATGGAGGAAATGGCGGCAAGCGAGACGAAGCAGGCGCTCGCGACCGCGATCGACGCCCACGGTAGTATAGCGCATGCCCAACTGTCGGTACGCGAGGCGATCGAAGCGGCAAACGACGGCCTGACGAAGATGGTCGGTGTCGACGCCGCCGCGATCCGGCGTGTTCGCTTTACCGCGTTGCTAGTCGCCAGCCAGCGTGCTGCATTTTCGGATGCGCTCGAAACGGTTTTCCGCAGCGGGGAGCCGGCGTGCATCGCCTCGCAGATCGTGACCCGCGAGGGCGTGGCGCTCGATGTCACCCTCTCGATTGCCGAGGTGCGGGGGCCCTATGCGAGCGACGGCGCGGTCGTGCTCGTTACGCCCCGCAGCGGCTAG